The window TCACTATCGTAATTCATAGATGTTAACAATGTAACGGCATGATTTAATAACCCATCACCCGCAAGAATCGCAGTTGCTTCATCGAATTCGATATGTACAGTATTTTTGCCTCTCCTTAAGTCATCATCATCCATTGCTGGCAAATCATCATGGACTAGTGAGTATGTATGAATCATTTCTAGAGATAATGCAGCAATATGAGCTGAATTTTTGTCAGAACCATATATATCTAATATAGCATAAAGTAGTGCTGGCCTTATTTTTTTCCCACCAGCCTTCATTGCATAATGCATTGCTTCATGAATACGGTCATAAGATGGTATATACTGGTTCATGTTTTCAGTTATTTGATATTTCGTATACGTTAATAATTCATCCAAACTATTCATTCGATAACTCCGTTTGACCCTTTTTCAACTCTTCCACTTTATATTCAGCTTCCTGTAGTCTCTTCTTTGATTCATTTGATAGTTTAACTCCGCGTTCATATAATTCCATTGCCTTATCTAAACTAATTTCATCTGATGAAAGTTGGTCATTGATTGATTTTAACTCCCTAATCATATCTTCAAATGTTAATTCATTTAATTCATTTAATTCATTTTGATTTGTCATTATGATTCACCTCGTATACTTGACTCAATACAAAACCGTCTCTAAATGTAGTTTTAATATGATCATCTTGTTTAATCATGCTAGCATCTTTTACGACTTGGTTACCTTTTTCAGTCAATGTGAACCCACGGTCGATAATCTTTAAGGGACTCACATTGTGTAAAGTGATCATTTGTTCTTTTAATTGATGTTTAGAAAAAGTAACCGATGAATTAACCAGATTATTTCGTTTCTCAATCATATCGTAAAGTAAATATTTTCTTTGTTCAATTTTTCGGGTTAAATTTGATACGTTGATTTGTTCGATACTAGTTTCGTATTTTGCAGTTATCTGCCTTATAGAGTCTCTTATCAAATTATTTAATAATGTTTCTTGTTCATCTCTTTGCATAATTTTCTTTTCATATAATGCACTTGGATTTTTTAAGAACGGATGTTGAGTTAAGTTATTAACTGATTCATTATATTGATACAACTTTTGATTCATATAATAGTTAAAATTATCTTCACAAAACTTCAAATAGTTAAAAATTTCCTCTTTATCTTTCGATGCAACTTCTGCTGCCGCAGTTGGTGTTGATGTCGTTCGATCCGATACAAAATCTACTAACGTTTGATCCGTTTCGTGTCCTATTGCTGTAATTACAGGCGTATTCATTTCAAAAATGGTTTTAGCAAGTTGTTCATCGTTAAAGCACCATAAATCTTCCATGGAACCACCGCCACGAGCAACGATAACAATATCTGCTGCTAATCGGTCAGCAATTTTAACGTGTTCAACCAATTGTTTAGCAGCTTTAGAGCCTTGAACCAATGTATTAATTAAAGTCACTTTAACTAGTGGATATCGTCTTGACAAAGTTCTATTGATATCTTGAATTACAGAACCTGTAGAGCTTGTTACGACAACTATATGTTCAGGCAATCGTGGGATCGGCTTTTTATGTTTTTCGTCGAAGTAACCAAGGGATTCAAACTTTTTCTTTAATGCTTCTAACTTTTGCATTAAAATCCCTTCACCGCTCAAACTCATTTGATTAACAATAATATTGTATTTACTATGCGGCGAATAAACATTTACACGCCCTAATATTAATACTTCGTCTCCATCCTTTGGTGCGAATTCAATACGCTCTTTTGCATTCCTAAAGACATTAATATTGATCACATTTTGTCCTTCTTGATCTTTTAATTGGGCGTAAATATTTCCACTATTGTGATGCTTCACTGAAGTCAATTCACCTTTTACATATACTTGTTGCAAGTGCGGATCATGATCAAATTTATGCTCAATATATCTACTTAATGCTGTTACAGTTAAGTATTGGTCCATCTAAAATGCCCCTTATTACTTTTCTTTATCTTGATTTAACTTACTAATCACACCGTGAATAAACTTGTACTGATCATCATCACTATACATTTTTGAAAGTTCGACGTATTCATCAACGATGACTTTAATAGGTGTATCTTTATACGTAATTTCATAGCTTGCCATCTTGAGTAGTACTTTATCAATTTTATTCAATCGATCATACGTCCAATTTTTTAAGTGAGGCGTTATATATGACACTAGCTCTTCTTCATGTTCTATGACACCTTCTACAATTTGTCCACTAAAACTATCATATTTTAATTCCAACACTTCATATGCAGTATTTTTATTAATTGCTAAAGTTTTATTTTCTATTTGAAATAAAACTTTTAATGCTGCTTCTCTGTCTTTTCTTCTACTCATGTTTACACCTTAGCCTTCATTATTTCTTTAGTTGAACATATAGTATGTGTACATTTACTTCTTTAACCTCGATACCTGTCATATGTTTCATTGATGACTTGATGGTCGACTGTATTTCACTCGCTTTTTTTGAAATATTAATATCCTTTTTTACACTGACAAAAGCATCAACACTCACTGAGTCTTCATGTTGTTCAATCCTAATGCCACGGCCTCGGTACTTTTTCCCAAGTTTTTCAAAGTTTCCAGAGGCGAAGTTATTTTCTAAGCGAATATTTTTGATTTCTTTGGCTGCATGACTTGCAATAAATTCAAGCACTTCCATAGAAATTTTAATATGTCCAAGCTCAGTATTATCCTGTTGTAACAACACCATATTATCACCTAATCCTATAAAATTAAATTTAAATTATTCATCTATACTCCCCATGATATCATGTTTTGATAAATAATTCGTATTATAATTATTATTGTTAAAATCTTCATTATTTAACATCGC of the Abyssicoccus albus genome contains:
- the xseB gene encoding exodeoxyribonuclease VII small subunit, yielding MTNQNELNELNELTFEDMIRELKSINDQLSSDEISLDKAMELYERGVKLSNESKKRLQEAEYKVEELKKGQTELSNE
- the xseA gene encoding exodeoxyribonuclease VII large subunit, which translates into the protein MDQYLTVTALSRYIEHKFDHDPHLQQVYVKGELTSVKHHNSGNIYAQLKDQEGQNVININVFRNAKERIEFAPKDGDEVLILGRVNVYSPHSKYNIIVNQMSLSGEGILMQKLEALKKKFESLGYFDEKHKKPIPRLPEHIVVVTSSTGSVIQDINRTLSRRYPLVKVTLINTLVQGSKAAKQLVEHVKIADRLAADIVIVARGGGSMEDLWCFNDEQLAKTIFEMNTPVITAIGHETDQTLVDFVSDRTTSTPTAAAEVASKDKEEIFNYLKFCEDNFNYYMNQKLYQYNESVNNLTQHPFLKNPSALYEKKIMQRDEQETLLNNLIRDSIRQITAKYETSIEQINVSNLTRKIEQRKYLLYDMIEKRNNLVNSSVTFSKHQLKEQMITLHNVSPLKIIDRGFTLTEKGNQVVKDASMIKQDDHIKTTFRDGFVLSQVYEVNHNDKSK
- a CDS encoding Asp23/Gls24 family envelope stress response protein; translation: MLLQQDNTELGHIKISMEVLEFIASHAAKEIKNIRLENNFASGNFEKLGKKYRGRGIRIEQHEDSVSVDAFVSVKKDINISKKASEIQSTIKSSMKHMTGIEVKEVNVHILYVQLKK
- the nusB gene encoding transcription antitermination factor NusB, coding for MSRRKDREAALKVLFQIENKTLAINKNTAYEVLELKYDSFSGQIVEGVIEHEEELVSYITPHLKNWTYDRLNKIDKVLLKMASYEITYKDTPIKVIVDEYVELSKMYSDDDQYKFIHGVISKLNQDKEK